In a single window of the Penaeus monodon isolate SGIC_2016 chromosome 3, NSTDA_Pmon_1, whole genome shotgun sequence genome:
- the LOC119595868 gene encoding cuticle protein 7-like isoform X1, producing the protein MFTKTALALALVAVTLAAPSQPSYGYAPPATYDGPAKYDFNYAVKDDYSGNDFGHQEARDGYDTQGSYYVLLPDGRLQKVAYTVNGDSGYVAEVSYEGEAQYPEYKPAPAYKPAPAYKPAPAYKPAPAYKPTPAYKPAPAYNPAPTYA; encoded by the exons ATGTTCACTAAG ACcgccctcgctctcgcccttGTGGCCGTAACTTTGGCTGCTCCTTCACAGCCTTCCTACGGTTATGCTCCTCCTGCAACCTACGAC GGTCcagccaagtacgacttcaactatgcagtgaaggacgactactccggaaacgacttcggtcaccaggaaGCTCGCGACGGTTACGATACTCAGGGTTCTTACTACGTtctccttcccgacggtcgtctgcagaaggtcgcctacactgtcaacggcgactcTGGCTACGTTGCTGAGGTGAGCTACGAGGGTGAAGCTCAGTACCCCGAGtacaagcctgctcctgcctacaagcccgCCCCTGCTTACAAGCCCGCCCCTGCTTACAAGCCCGCCCCTGCTTACAAGCCCACCCCTGCTTACAAGCCCGCCCCTGCTTACAATCCTGCTCCTACCTATGCTTAA
- the LOC119595928 gene encoding cuticle protein 7-like has product MFTKTVLALALVAVTLAAPSQPSNGYAPPATYDAPAKYDFNYAVKDDYSGNDFGHQEARDGYDTQGSYYVLLPDGRLQKVAFTVNGDSGYVAEVSYEGEAQYPEYKPAPAYKPTPAYKPAPVYNSAPVYNSAPAYA; this is encoded by the exons ATGTTCACTAAG ACCGTCCTCGCTCTCGCCCTTGTGGCCGTAACTTTAGCTGCTCCTTCACAGCCTTCCAACGGATATGCTCCTCCTGCAACCTACGAC gctcctgccaagtacgacttcaactatgcCGTTAAGGATGACTACTCCggaaacgacttcggtcaccaggaaGCTCGCGACGGTTACGATACTCAGGGTTCTTACTACGTtctccttcccgacggtcgtctgcagaaggtcgccttcactgtcaacggcgactctggctacgtggctgaggtcagctacgagggtgaAGCTCAGTACCCCGAGTACAAGCCCGCCCCAGCATACAAGCCCACCCCCGCTTACAAGCCCGCCCCTGTTTACAACTCCGCCCCTGTTTACAACTCTGCTCCTGCTTATGCTTAA
- the LOC119595902 gene encoding cuticle protein 7-like isoform X2, whose product MFTKTVIAFALVAVAASAPSQPAYGYTPQPSYEGPAKYDFNYAVKDDYSGNDFGHQEARDGYDTQGSYYVLLPDGRLQKVAYTVNGDSGYVAEVSYEGEAQYPEYKPAYNPAPAYKPAPTYAY is encoded by the exons ATGTTCACCAAG ACTGTCATTGCCTTCGCCCTCGTGGCCGTTGCTGCTTCTGCTCCTTCTCAACCAGCCTATGGATATACCCCTCAGCCATCTTATGAA GGCCCTGCTAAGTACGATTTCAATTATGCtgtgaaggacgactactccggaAACGACTTCGGTCATCAGGAGGCCCGTGATGGCTACGATACTCAGGGTTCTTACTACGTtctccttcccgacggtcgtctgcagaaggtggcttacactgtcaacggcgactcCGGTTATGTGGccgaggtcagctacgagggtgagGCCCAATACCCCGAATACAAGCCTGCTTACAACCCAGCCCCTGCATACAAGCCAGCTCCTACCTACGCCTattga
- the LOC119595976 gene encoding cuticle protein 7-like codes for MFTKTVIAFALVAVAASAPSQPAYGYTPQPSYEGPAKYDFNYAVKDDYSGNDFGHQEARDGYDTQGSYYVLLPDGRLQKVAYTVNGDSGYVAEVSYEGEAQYPEYKPAYNPAPEYKPAPTYAY; via the exons ATGTTCACCAAG ACTGTCATTGCCTTCGCCCTCGTGGCCGTTGCTGCTTCTGCTCCTTCTCAACCAGCCTATGGATATACCCCTCAGCCATCTTATGAA GGCCCTGCTAAGTACGATTTCAATTATGCTGTGAAAGACGACTACTCTggaaacgacttcggtcaccaggagGCTCGTGATGGCTACGATACTCAGGGTTCTTACTACGTtctccttcccgacggtcgtctgcagaaaGTGGCTTACACTGTCAATGGCGACTCCGGTTATGTGGccgaggtcagctacgagggtgagGCCCAATACCCCGAGTATAAGCCTGCTTACAACCCAGCCCCTGAATACAAGCCAGCTCCTACCTACgcctattaa